In one Sphingomonas sp. AP4-R1 genomic region, the following are encoded:
- a CDS encoding RibD family protein: MTDRPRIICLMTSSLDGRLHPSRYTHSPDGTPEDWSAAYEALHDELGADAWIVGRTTMAEIAKGMPHPRAAGSPPPRPCHLVGAKGPFAIALDRSGKLHFAAPDVGGDPIIVLLGPDVADAHLAELIDDGISYIVAEHAGMTLAPLLQILKREMGIETLLLEGGGGINGSFLAAGVVDEIYLLLTPAVDGSSSRSVIETGGEGLKGKVQLSLLACDRLDSGAVWLRYRVTSAEE, translated from the coding sequence GTGACCGATCGCCCGCGTATCATTTGCCTGATGACCTCGTCGCTGGACGGGCGGCTGCACCCCAGTCGCTACACCCATAGCCCAGACGGGACGCCCGAAGACTGGAGCGCGGCGTATGAAGCATTGCACGATGAATTGGGCGCCGACGCGTGGATCGTCGGTCGGACCACCATGGCGGAGATAGCCAAAGGCATGCCGCATCCGAGGGCTGCCGGATCTCCGCCGCCGCGTCCCTGCCATCTGGTCGGAGCCAAGGGTCCATTCGCTATCGCGCTCGACCGGTCCGGCAAACTGCATTTCGCCGCGCCAGACGTGGGTGGCGATCCGATCATCGTTCTGCTGGGCCCGGACGTCGCCGACGCTCATCTTGCCGAGCTCATCGATGATGGAATCTCGTACATCGTCGCCGAGCATGCCGGCATGACACTTGCGCCGCTGCTGCAGATCCTCAAACGGGAAATGGGTATCGAAACCCTGCTTCTCGAAGGTGGCGGTGGCATCAACGGTTCCTTCCTTGCCGCCGGGGTGGTTGATGAAATCTATCTCCTTCTCACTCCCGCGGTGGACGGCTCGTCGAGCCGTTCGGTCATTGAAACAGGCGGCGAAGGGCTAAAAGGCAAGGTGCAGCTGTCTCTGCTTGCATGCGACCGTCTCGATTCAGGTGCGGTGTGGCTGCGCTACAGGGTGACCTCCGCCGAAGAGTAG
- a CDS encoding BLUF domain-containing protein, whose product MENAKSEEARRHVDGYVDMTLNLRRIVYLSTAAKSLSDDVVSSIAMQAGTRNRITAISGILLSDGRRFIQVLEGSPFHVEATMKRIVHDPRHVDIKVAENVATDRRCFGTWSMQFRRVGDGYYSKDFVREVAEAARDIQDVSVKALLVGFAALGR is encoded by the coding sequence ATGGAGAATGCCAAAAGTGAGGAAGCGCGTCGACATGTCGACGGTTACGTCGACATGACCTTAAATCTGCGCCGCATTGTCTATCTTAGTACGGCTGCCAAGTCGCTCTCTGACGACGTGGTGAGTTCGATCGCCATGCAGGCGGGTACCCGGAATCGGATCACTGCCATCAGCGGAATACTTCTGTCGGATGGTCGCCGCTTCATACAGGTTTTGGAGGGCAGCCCGTTTCATGTCGAAGCAACGATGAAGCGCATCGTGCATGACCCGCGCCACGTGGACATAAAGGTGGCGGAGAATGTTGCGACCGATCGACGCTGCTTCGGCACCTGGTCGATGCAGTTCCGAAGGGTTGGCGACGGATATTATTCCAAGGACTTCGTGCGTGAGGTCGCAGAGGCCGCCCGCGACATCCAAGACGTCAGCGTCAAAGCCCTCCTCGTGGGATTCGCCGCGCTGGGCCGGTAG
- a CDS encoding aldo/keto reductase, translating to MTTRYRPAHDFGLGGVAHGNEFRFATDEQAEATLAAAWDAGVRYFDVSPWYGLGLAERRFGRFLSRKPRGEFIISSKVGKLLHASRDNDAKKYFPFTTSPNTPHFDYSADGVLRSIEDSLQRLGLDRLDIVFVHDLSPDNGFLPDNWDALWPTAEKGAFPTLTRLREEGVIDAWGMGVNCPQPIMRCLKTADSDVHLLASQYSLIDHDNAVEEIFPAARAKGVSFVVGSALNAGFIGGAHRFNYGEGNTLIPYDKREKLAKLRAIADQHGVDLVAAALQFSRAPDVVSSLIVGTANADHVLADHAALSANIPVEFWENLRAQDLVHPDAALPS from the coding sequence ATGACGACGCGTTATCGACCCGCCCATGATTTCGGCCTCGGCGGGGTCGCCCACGGCAATGAATTTCGCTTCGCGACCGACGAGCAGGCCGAAGCGACGCTCGCCGCCGCCTGGGACGCGGGCGTCCGCTATTTCGACGTGTCGCCTTGGTATGGGCTCGGCCTCGCTGAGCGGCGCTTCGGCCGATTCCTGTCGCGCAAACCCCGCGGCGAGTTCATCATCTCGTCCAAGGTCGGTAAACTGCTACACGCCAGCCGTGACAACGACGCCAAGAAATACTTCCCGTTCACGACATCTCCCAACACACCGCATTTCGATTACAGTGCTGACGGCGTCCTGCGCTCCATCGAGGACAGCTTACAGCGGCTCGGCCTCGATCGCCTGGACATTGTCTTCGTGCACGACCTGTCTCCTGACAATGGCTTCCTGCCGGACAACTGGGACGCGCTGTGGCCCACTGCCGAGAAAGGGGCGTTTCCGACGCTGACACGCCTGCGCGAGGAAGGTGTGATCGACGCGTGGGGCATGGGCGTGAATTGTCCGCAGCCCATCATGAGGTGCCTGAAGACAGCTGATAGCGATGTCCATCTTCTCGCCAGCCAATATTCGTTGATCGATCACGACAATGCTGTTGAAGAGATTTTCCCCGCTGCCCGGGCGAAAGGTGTGAGTTTCGTGGTCGGCTCCGCGCTCAATGCCGGGTTTATCGGCGGCGCACACCGCTTCAACTATGGTGAGGGGAACACGCTGATACCATATGACAAGCGTGAGAAGCTCGCCAAGCTGCGCGCGATCGCCGACCAGCATGGCGTCGACCTCGTCGCGGCTGCGCTTCAATTCAGTCGGGCGCCGGACGTTGTGTCATCTCTGATCGTCGGCACGGCGAACGCAGATCATGTTCTTGCTGACCATGCCGCACTCAGCGCGAATATCCCGGTCGAATTTTGGGAGAATTTACGCGCTCAGGATTTGGTCCATCCAGATGCGGCGCTGCCGTCTTGA
- a CDS encoding YbhB/YbcL family Raf kinase inhibitor-like protein: MLEHVPAWLGHILRNRRAGHEKLVAADPHIRLGADTFELSSPAFGDGARLPVRFTADGEGVSPPLVWTGVPEGAASLALIVEDPDAPTSQPLVHAIIWNIPASERRLSEGAIVADGEGGRRRDVGRNSFLREGWLPPDPPTGHGEHDYVFQLFALRDIPLLGPSPGRGEFVEAIAGRVLAAAIFVGTYSRNEPTEIETADASAMVSGRIVAP; this comes from the coding sequence ATGCTCGAACATGTTCCGGCATGGCTCGGCCACATTTTGCGCAACCGGCGGGCCGGTCACGAAAAGCTGGTCGCGGCAGATCCCCACATTCGACTTGGAGCCGATACGTTCGAGCTTTCCAGCCCGGCCTTCGGGGACGGTGCGCGCCTGCCTGTCCGGTTCACTGCCGATGGGGAGGGCGTTTCCCCGCCTCTCGTTTGGACAGGTGTACCGGAGGGCGCGGCTTCGCTGGCGCTGATCGTCGAGGATCCCGACGCGCCGACGTCGCAGCCGCTGGTGCACGCGATAATATGGAACATTCCTGCGAGCGAGCGACGCTTGTCCGAAGGCGCGATTGTGGCAGATGGGGAGGGTGGTCGGCGACGCGACGTCGGTCGCAACAGCTTTCTGCGCGAAGGGTGGCTTCCACCGGACCCGCCGACGGGGCACGGCGAGCACGACTATGTTTTCCAGCTCTTCGCGCTCCGCGACATTCCGCTCCTCGGCCCAAGCCCGGGTAGGGGTGAATTTGTGGAGGCAATTGCTGGTCGTGTACTGGCTGCGGCCATCTTTGTCGGCACTTATTCCCGCAATGAACCGACTGAGATCGAGACAGCAGACGCCTCAGCGATGGTGTCCGGTCGGATCGTCGCCCCCTGA
- a CDS encoding methyl-accepting chemotaxis protein, with translation MARAINFSAVPRGIAGRIVIAMGAIGSLIFATAATFSYHSTNEAIRGEIAVSLVTAARAQARAASLWFEGRRQLVESANEDVLLQPSGQSPEDVFKHQTLLNSFTGVYYGDALTGAFHNYPHLRPLSPGYDPRNRPWFRKAVSEHRTVLTEPYRDDSLEEDVVTIATPLIRGRTIVGVTGADFSIKSLVAMLEADKPHGSQVFLVDRSGKIMVHSDKRVVGHPVADLFDGDKPVLSEHLTEVTQSGHRRFVTFASIPGKAGEGWRIGLSLDENVAMAGLNRSVRFNAGFSAIEILASLLLIWLMLARYLLRPLNTIIAAMNGLVEGSNASLAPELKARADEVGELARAFTVFRADRARVEELTGAEVARLGKEALARKVMMANLQHSFGRVVNAAVAGDFSARVGRTFPDPEMNELARSIDDLVETMDTGLRETGEVLGAIASTDLSRRVKGDYQGAFAKLQSATNTVADRLGEILGELHRTSRQLKEATGSLRTEASELSRRTVEETASLRTASDAIDRLSKVVAENASHAEVASERGRQAATSVISGQHVIAEARVAMEKMEASSSSISSVMNTIDGIASRTSLLALNASIEAARAGQAGLGFAVVASEVKALANRAADASREARMLIEQTRSELANGSVMMTEVTENLESMHAAVEDNAARLDVIARANREQAASIGELNDRLHRIERSTADNNSLAGQLQNTVDETTIRAGELDRIVETFTLNDVTGKMRAAA, from the coding sequence ATGGCGCGTGCAATCAATTTTTCGGCGGTTCCGCGTGGCATTGCCGGACGCATCGTCATTGCGATGGGTGCGATCGGCAGCCTGATCTTCGCGACCGCCGCGACTTTCTCCTATCACAGCACGAACGAAGCCATTCGTGGCGAAATCGCGGTCTCGCTCGTGACGGCTGCACGAGCTCAGGCGCGGGCGGCGAGCCTGTGGTTCGAGGGGCGACGGCAGCTTGTCGAAAGCGCGAACGAAGACGTTCTTCTTCAACCGTCCGGACAATCCCCGGAAGATGTGTTCAAACATCAGACCCTGCTGAACAGCTTCACGGGCGTCTATTATGGAGATGCCCTCACCGGCGCGTTTCACAATTATCCTCATCTCCGACCGCTGTCTCCAGGCTACGACCCGCGCAACCGTCCATGGTTCAGGAAGGCGGTTTCGGAGCATCGAACAGTCCTGACCGAACCGTATCGCGACGATTCGCTCGAAGAGGACGTGGTTACGATTGCCACCCCGCTGATCCGAGGCCGGACGATCGTTGGCGTGACCGGTGCGGACTTCTCGATCAAAAGTCTGGTCGCGATGCTCGAGGCCGATAAGCCACATGGTTCCCAAGTTTTCCTTGTCGACCGCTCCGGTAAGATCATGGTTCACAGTGACAAGCGGGTCGTTGGACATCCGGTCGCCGACCTGTTCGATGGTGACAAACCCGTGCTTTCTGAGCACCTCACGGAAGTGACCCAATCCGGCCACCGGAGGTTCGTCACTTTCGCGTCGATCCCCGGAAAAGCAGGGGAGGGCTGGCGGATCGGACTTTCGCTCGACGAGAATGTGGCGATGGCGGGATTAAACCGGTCGGTTCGTTTCAACGCCGGTTTCAGCGCGATCGAGATACTCGCCTCGCTGCTTCTGATCTGGCTCATGCTCGCGCGCTATCTCCTGCGCCCGCTCAACACGATCATCGCGGCTATGAACGGACTTGTGGAAGGATCGAATGCCTCCCTCGCTCCGGAACTGAAGGCGCGCGCCGACGAGGTGGGCGAGCTTGCTCGCGCATTCACGGTGTTCCGTGCCGATCGCGCGCGCGTCGAAGAGCTTACCGGAGCAGAAGTAGCCCGGCTTGGCAAAGAGGCCCTTGCCAGGAAGGTGATGATGGCCAACCTGCAGCATTCGTTCGGCCGGGTCGTGAATGCAGCGGTCGCTGGCGACTTCAGCGCGCGCGTGGGACGAACGTTTCCCGACCCCGAAATGAATGAATTGGCGCGCTCCATCGATGATCTTGTCGAGACGATGGACACCGGCCTGCGAGAGACCGGCGAGGTCCTTGGGGCCATCGCCAGCACGGACCTCAGCCGGCGTGTGAAGGGTGACTATCAGGGCGCCTTTGCCAAGCTGCAATCCGCCACGAACACCGTGGCTGACCGCTTGGGAGAAATATTGGGTGAACTTCATCGTACGTCGCGCCAGTTGAAGGAGGCTACCGGCTCCCTTCGGACAGAGGCCAGCGAGCTTTCGCGCAGAACGGTGGAGGAGACAGCCTCGCTTCGGACGGCGTCCGACGCCATTGACCGCCTGTCGAAGGTGGTGGCCGAGAATGCCAGTCATGCCGAGGTCGCAAGCGAGCGCGGACGGCAGGCGGCAACCTCCGTGATCTCGGGTCAGCATGTGATCGCCGAGGCGCGGGTAGCCATGGAGAAAATGGAGGCATCCTCCTCCTCCATTTCGAGCGTGATGAATACGATCGACGGAATCGCGTCGCGCACATCTCTGCTGGCTCTCAATGCATCCATTGAGGCCGCGCGGGCGGGCCAGGCCGGACTCGGATTCGCCGTGGTCGCGTCCGAAGTGAAAGCACTTGCCAATCGCGCTGCTGACGCCTCTCGGGAAGCCCGGATGCTTATTGAGCAGACGCGCAGCGAGCTTGCCAATGGCTCTGTGATGATGACCGAGGTCACTGAAAATCTGGAATCGATGCACGCTGCGGTTGAAGACAATGCCGCACGACTGGACGTGATCGCGCGGGCAAACCGCGAGCAGGCGGCAAGCATCGGGGAATTGAACGATCGCCTTCACCGGATCGAAAGATCAACTGCCGACAATAACTCTCTCGCGGGGCAGCTTCAGAATACTGTGGATGAAACCACAATCAGGGCGGGCGAGCTCGATCGTATCGTTGAAACCTTTACTCTGAACGACGTGACGGGAAAAATGCGCGCGGCCGCATGA
- a CDS encoding type II toxin-antitoxin system ParD family antitoxin gives MPIRQSRNVSLTPELDQFIESRLAAGEYGNASEVVRTAIKLLRDREAPAVPDGPWLHGNGECADLIRAYEWARSPLGDPARWSPELRATVTNIVNSPVPKVLMWGPEHVMIYNDSYSVIAGGYHPKALGGTVSGIWPEIWDFNRVILEAGFRGEVFSHRDQPMVVRRNGLDEAVTFDLFYSPIREAGGRVGGVMCTVIENTEKVEAQRMLARSEAELRSITDALPVLIAFIDRDHVYRFANSFYEDWLGLKPADVVDRHVRDVFGEAFFESRQPMMTRALAGETIHSDTVLPYRDGDERAADVRYIPRIEADGSVSGFHVLAFDVSERVEREKALNRHIEHRERAEAQLRVLNETLEARVIQEIGDRRQAEAELAQAQKMETIGKLTGGVAHDFNNLLQVVSGNLQMLVKDVSGNDRAERRIANAMAGVSRGAKLAAQLLAFGRRQALEPKVVNATRFVRDMDDMLRRAIGEGIEVETVVGGGLWNTFIDPIQIENALLNLAINARDAMEGQGKLTIELGNASLDDDYARQHSEVAAGQYVMLAVTDTGCGMPPEIIEKVFEPFFSTKGEGKGSGLGLSMVYGFVKQSGGHVKIYSEVGEGTTIKLYLPRADAPEDIEIDVESGPTAGGSETVLVVEDDDEVRATVVEMLSELGYRVLKAVDASSALSVIESGIPIDILFTDVVMPGRLKSPELARMARERLPDLTVLFTSGYTENSIVHGGKLDAGVELLSKPYSREALARKFRHVLANQQQCNKARREQGKLGTEPQTLCAETQKLNVLVVEDDELIRSVTSEMLAEMMTVVTAPSAEDAVTALQTVPIDVLITDVNLPGQSGPELAERARTLRPGIGIVFATGDNDVMFGRDDPTVVILHKPFDATALVRAISLSAMKKVSTVTDQANGGQGEPAIDKDCVKGE, from the coding sequence ATGCCCATTCGCCAGTCGCGCAACGTGTCGCTCACGCCCGAGCTCGATCAGTTTATCGAGAGCAGGCTCGCCGCTGGCGAGTATGGCAATGCCAGTGAGGTCGTCCGCACCGCGATCAAGCTGCTGCGAGATCGGGAAGCGCCTGCCGTGCCGGATGGCCCCTGGCTGCATGGCAACGGAGAATGCGCCGATCTGATCCGAGCTTATGAATGGGCCCGTTCCCCGCTCGGCGATCCCGCCCGCTGGTCTCCAGAGCTGCGCGCGACCGTCACCAACATCGTCAACTCGCCCGTGCCCAAAGTGCTCATGTGGGGCCCCGAGCACGTCATGATCTACAATGATAGCTACAGCGTTATCGCGGGCGGTTATCATCCGAAAGCGCTGGGAGGCACCGTATCCGGAATCTGGCCTGAGATCTGGGACTTCAATCGCGTCATCCTCGAGGCCGGTTTCAGGGGCGAGGTGTTTTCGCATCGGGACCAGCCCATGGTGGTTCGGCGCAATGGCCTGGACGAAGCGGTTACCTTCGACTTGTTTTATTCGCCCATCCGAGAAGCCGGCGGCCGGGTCGGCGGCGTGATGTGCACGGTCATCGAGAATACCGAGAAGGTGGAGGCCCAGCGCATGCTGGCGCGGAGCGAAGCCGAACTGCGCAGCATTACGGACGCCTTGCCCGTCCTCATCGCATTCATAGACCGGGACCATGTCTATCGGTTCGCGAACAGCTTCTATGAGGACTGGCTCGGCCTGAAGCCTGCCGATGTCGTCGATCGCCATGTGCGGGACGTTTTCGGCGAAGCTTTCTTCGAAAGCCGTCAGCCAATGATGACGCGCGCGCTGGCCGGAGAAACGATCCACTCAGACACGGTGCTGCCTTACCGGGACGGTGACGAGCGGGCAGCCGACGTCCGTTATATTCCGCGGATCGAAGCCGATGGATCGGTCAGCGGCTTCCACGTTCTCGCCTTCGACGTCTCGGAGCGTGTCGAACGGGAAAAGGCGCTCAATCGCCATATAGAGCATCGGGAGCGGGCCGAAGCACAGTTGCGCGTACTGAACGAGACGCTCGAAGCGCGCGTGATCCAGGAGATCGGCGATCGTCGGCAGGCCGAGGCAGAACTCGCCCAGGCGCAAAAAATGGAGACGATCGGCAAGCTCACGGGCGGTGTCGCCCATGACTTCAACAATCTGCTGCAGGTCGTCTCGGGCAACCTCCAGATGCTGGTCAAGGACGTGTCTGGCAACGACCGCGCCGAGCGCCGGATCGCCAATGCGATGGCGGGCGTTTCCAGAGGCGCCAAGCTTGCCGCCCAGCTGCTGGCGTTCGGCCGCCGACAGGCGCTGGAGCCCAAGGTGGTCAACGCGACCCGCTTCGTCCGCGACATGGACGACATGTTGCGCCGGGCGATCGGAGAAGGAATCGAAGTCGAGACGGTCGTCGGCGGTGGCCTCTGGAACACCTTCATCGATCCGATCCAGATCGAGAATGCGCTGCTCAACCTCGCGATCAACGCGCGCGACGCCATGGAGGGCCAGGGCAAGCTCACGATCGAACTCGGCAATGCGAGCCTCGATGACGATTATGCGCGCCAGCATTCCGAGGTGGCTGCGGGCCAATATGTGATGCTCGCCGTGACCGATACCGGCTGCGGAATGCCGCCTGAGATTATCGAGAAAGTGTTCGAACCGTTCTTTTCGACCAAAGGCGAGGGCAAGGGATCGGGGCTTGGCCTTTCGATGGTCTACGGCTTCGTCAAGCAGTCCGGCGGGCACGTCAAAATCTATTCGGAAGTCGGCGAGGGGACGACGATCAAGCTCTATCTGCCGCGTGCCGATGCGCCGGAAGATATCGAGATCGATGTCGAGAGTGGTCCTACGGCCGGTGGCAGCGAAACCGTTCTCGTCGTCGAGGATGATGACGAGGTCCGGGCGACCGTGGTCGAGATGCTGAGCGAGCTCGGCTACCGCGTCCTCAAGGCGGTCGACGCCAGCAGTGCGCTGAGTGTGATCGAAAGCGGTATCCCGATCGACATCCTGTTCACGGACGTCGTGATGCCCGGTCGCCTCAAGAGCCCCGAACTCGCCCGGATGGCGCGCGAACGGCTGCCCGATCTCACCGTGCTCTTCACGTCCGGTTATACGGAGAATTCGATCGTGCATGGGGGCAAGCTGGATGCCGGAGTCGAACTGCTCTCAAAGCCCTATTCGCGCGAGGCTCTCGCCCGCAAATTTCGGCATGTCCTGGCCAACCAGCAGCAGTGCAACAAGGCTCGTCGTGAGCAGGGGAAGCTAGGAACAGAGCCGCAGACACTTTGTGCCGAAACGCAGAAGCTCAATGTGCTGGTGGTCGAGGATGATGAGCTGATCCGTTCGGTGACCTCCGAAATGCTGGCGGAGATGATGACGGTAGTGACGGCGCCGAGTGCTGAAGACGCCGTGACCGCGTTGCAGACTGTACCGATCGACGTGCTCATTACAGACGTAAATTTGCCCGGACAGTCCGGGCCCGAGCTTGCCGAGCGTGCCCGAACCCTCCGGCCCGGGATTGGCATCGTCTTCGCAACAGGCGATAACGACGTCATGTTCGGAAGGGACGATCCGACCGTCGTAATTCTTCACAAACCCTTCGATGCGACCGCCCTCGTCAGGGCGATCAGTCTCTCAGCCATGAAGAAGGTCTCGACCGTCACGGATCAAGCCAACGGTGGTCAGGGAGAGCCGGCAATCGACAAAGATTGCGTTAAGGGTGAATGA
- a CDS encoding Gfo/Idh/MocA family protein, with product MVQCDVQAGQSSAWIAFGAASKSGRGELFISLTGLPAGLLRPAVKPDYWLRRSPYIPFEKTGACMFGRKNKVRYAVVGGGQISQQAFMPGISRTDNSELAALVTGDPVKADELASKYKIKAWSYDEYATLLRSGEIDAVYVATPNALHTPYVLAALEAGIHVLLEKPATASLADAEQIMDMQKTSGAKLMIAYRLHHEPGTVEMVTRAQKGDFGDLRFFTATFAQNVAEENSRGHNGYWGGPVPDMGTYPLNAVRNLFGLEPTAVHAIGTTTSGRSFNFHDTVAVTLQFPGERIAQFTVSYATAPAERFTLVGTKATIDASPCFMFGPAIGISYVETTADGSETHTFDPVEQFGNETQYFSDCILHDRQPEADAEEGFLDMRVLAAVEQSLDTGRVVALEPRHRSRGIEADQALHLKPAKEPGENQLISVVPQSA from the coding sequence ATGGTGCAGTGTGATGTTCAAGCGGGGCAAAGCTCAGCTTGGATTGCCTTCGGCGCGGCATCGAAAAGTGGGAGGGGAGAGCTGTTCATCAGTTTGACGGGGCTGCCCGCCGGGCTTCTCAGGCCGGCCGTGAAACCGGACTACTGGCTGCGTCGTTCCCCTTACATCCCCTTCGAAAAAACAGGAGCTTGCATGTTCGGACGCAAGAACAAGGTGCGCTATGCCGTGGTCGGCGGCGGCCAGATTTCGCAGCAGGCGTTCATGCCCGGCATATCCCGGACCGACAATTCTGAACTGGCCGCTCTTGTGACCGGCGATCCTGTCAAGGCGGACGAGCTTGCGAGCAAGTACAAGATCAAGGCCTGGTCTTACGACGAATATGCTACCCTTCTGCGTTCCGGCGAGATTGATGCAGTGTACGTGGCAACGCCAAACGCGCTGCATACGCCCTATGTCCTCGCTGCCTTGGAGGCTGGCATTCACGTATTGCTGGAGAAGCCGGCCACGGCCAGCCTCGCGGATGCTGAGCAGATCATGGACATGCAGAAGACCTCGGGCGCGAAGCTGATGATCGCGTATCGGCTGCATCACGAGCCGGGTACGGTAGAGATGGTCACGCGCGCGCAAAAAGGTGACTTCGGAGACCTGCGTTTCTTCACCGCCACCTTTGCCCAGAACGTCGCCGAAGAGAATTCGCGCGGTCATAATGGCTATTGGGGCGGGCCGGTCCCAGACATGGGGACCTATCCGCTGAACGCCGTCCGCAATCTGTTCGGCCTGGAGCCGACCGCCGTCCACGCGATTGGCACGACGACATCTGGTCGCAGTTTCAATTTCCATGACACGGTCGCGGTCACGCTCCAATTCCCGGGTGAACGGATTGCGCAGTTCACCGTAAGCTATGCGACGGCGCCTGCGGAGCGTTTCACGCTTGTCGGCACGAAGGCGACGATAGACGCATCGCCGTGCTTCATGTTCGGCCCCGCGATCGGCATTTCCTACGTCGAGACGACCGCCGACGGCAGCGAAACGCATACATTCGATCCGGTCGAGCAATTCGGCAACGAAACCCAGTATTTCTCCGACTGCATCCTCCATGATCGCCAGCCGGAGGCCGATGCGGAAGAGGGCTTTCTCGATATGCGCGTCCTGGCAGCCGTCGAGCAGTCGCTGGACACGGGCAGGGTCGTGGCGCTGGAGCCCAGGCACCGCAGCCGCGGTATCGAGGCTGACCAGGCTCTCCATCTGAAACCTGCGAAGGAGCCAGGCGAGAACCAGCTGATCAGCGTCGTGCCGCAGTCCGCCTGA
- a CDS encoding glycoside hydrolase family 15 protein, producing the protein MPLEDYGALGDGRTVALSGSDGSIDWLCVPNLDSPPLFDRLLDPDDGGRFSMTPSEPFDVERRYRPDSNVLETVFTTASGRAKITESINSGTAGRLPWVELARRVDGLDGTVRFRLEMRPGRRAHTASPYQSRIGGHSIFHVGDVLGLFLHSAGVDVERRDDGVFGAVSIRQGQREVVAIIAGQGEPLVVPGIDEIDERIDLSDDEWRAWAERVSYRGDRRSEFIRSVLALKLLLYSPSGAIAAAATTSLPEHIGEAKNYDYRYAWVRDAGYTIKAFLAAGAQPEAKAAFTWLLKRLDQHGSRVCYTLGGDLVPGVTEIDVSGYRGSRPVRRGNSATAQRQHGVYGDIFETAARFVDCGNILDPSSAETLSHLADECADSWRQKDSGIWELAEEQHYTMSKVSCWQALARAVDLADQGQLPTTCRERWARERDRIANWIGDNCWSVERNSFVLHPGTDRLDASLALMVRFGFDGRDRLQSTIDAIDQELGVGSWHYRYSGSADEEGCFLACTFWMIEARLLLGQRGQAEAMLAALDDTLRRGVGILSEMVDPRTGAFLGNLPQGLSHLAHVMALDSLATRDECSN; encoded by the coding sequence CTGCCTCTTGAGGATTACGGCGCGCTCGGTGACGGGCGGACCGTCGCTCTGTCCGGCTCGGACGGCTCGATCGATTGGCTGTGCGTGCCCAATCTGGACTCACCGCCGTTGTTCGACCGGCTTCTCGACCCCGACGACGGGGGCCGCTTCTCGATGACGCCCTCGGAGCCGTTTGACGTCGAGCGACGGTATCGACCCGACAGTAACGTGCTCGAGACGGTTTTCACGACGGCCTCAGGGCGAGCCAAGATCACCGAGTCGATCAACAGCGGTACGGCGGGTCGGCTTCCCTGGGTGGAGCTCGCGCGCCGTGTCGATGGTCTCGACGGAACCGTTCGGTTCAGACTCGAGATGCGCCCCGGCCGGCGGGCGCACACGGCGAGCCCCTATCAGTCGCGCATTGGTGGACATTCGATCTTCCACGTCGGCGACGTGCTAGGGCTGTTTCTTCATTCGGCCGGCGTCGATGTTGAGCGGCGTGACGATGGCGTGTTCGGCGCTGTGAGCATCAGGCAGGGCCAGCGCGAGGTGGTCGCGATTATCGCGGGGCAGGGAGAGCCCCTCGTCGTCCCAGGCATCGATGAGATCGATGAGCGGATTGATCTCTCCGACGACGAGTGGCGTGCTTGGGCCGAGCGGGTTTCATATCGCGGGGACAGGAGATCGGAATTCATCCGCAGCGTGCTTGCCCTGAAGCTGTTGCTCTACTCACCTTCCGGCGCGATCGCGGCCGCGGCGACAACTTCGCTGCCGGAACACATCGGCGAGGCGAAAAATTACGACTATCGCTACGCCTGGGTCCGAGACGCCGGCTACACGATCAAGGCATTTCTTGCCGCCGGAGCCCAGCCGGAGGCGAAGGCCGCCTTCACATGGCTGCTGAAGCGTCTCGATCAGCACGGTTCCAGGGTCTGCTACACGCTCGGCGGCGATCTCGTGCCCGGCGTCACCGAGATCGACGTATCCGGCTACCGAGGGTCTCGGCCGGTTCGCCGCGGCAATTCCGCCACCGCGCAGCGCCAGCACGGTGTCTACGGCGACATTTTCGAAACCGCAGCGCGCTTCGTCGACTGCGGCAACATCCTTGATCCCTCGAGCGCCGAGACGCTCTCACACCTTGCGGATGAATGCGCTGATAGCTGGCGCCAGAAGGATTCCGGTATCTGGGAGCTTGCGGAAGAACAGCATTACACCATGTCGAAGGTAAGCTGCTGGCAGGCCCTCGCCCGGGCTGTCGATCTCGCCGACCAGGGACAGCTTCCGACGACATGTCGGGAGCGTTGGGCGCGTGAACGCGACCGGATCGCCAACTGGATCGGCGACAATTGCTGGTCCGTAGAGCGCAATTCCTTCGTGCTCCACCCTGGCACCGATCGCCTCGATGCGTCGCTGGCGCTCATGGTCCGCTTCGGGTTCGACGGGCGAGACCGCTTGCAAAGCACGATCGACGCGATCGACCAAGAGCTTGGCGTCGGCTCGTGGCACTACCGCTATAGCGGTTCGGCCGACGAGGAAGGGTGCTTCCTGGCCTGCACCTTTTGGATGATCGAGGCACGCCTGCTCCTCGGACAGCGGGGGCAGGCGGAGGCGATGCTCGCTGCGCTGGACGACACGCTCCGGCGCGGAGTCGGTATCCTGTCCGAAATGGTCGATCCGCGAACCGGTGCCTTTCTCGGCAACTTGCCACAAGGCCTGTCGCATCTCGCGCATGTCATGGCGCTCGATAGCCTCGCGACCCGTGACGAATGCTCAAATTGA